From one Bacteriovorax sp. BAL6_X genomic stretch:
- a CDS encoding DUF4156 domain-containing protein: protein MKIISFVTLILFFSSCSTQLTKSGKNVRLVTENQKEKHCKTLDIITTSNELGWDAAHDSQNAMNDARNKVAELGGNGMKVISSNNAYQGYGGASEAVIQVEALSCNFAKK, encoded by the coding sequence ATGAAAATAATTTCTTTCGTAACTTTAATTCTTTTCTTTTCTTCTTGTTCTACACAACTTACTAAAAGTGGAAAAAATGTTCGTTTGGTAACAGAAAACCAAAAAGAAAAACACTGTAAAACTTTAGATATAATCACCACATCAAATGAGCTAGGCTGGGATGCTGCTCATGATAGTCAAAATGCGATGAATGATGCTCGCAATAAAGTTGCTGAGCTTGGTGGCAATGGAATGAAAGTTATTTCTAGTAATAATGCATATCAAGGTTATGGGGGAGCTTCTGAGGCCGTTATTCAAGTCGAAGCACTATCTTGTAACTTTGCGAAGAAATAA